The sequence tctcacttatcacttcgagtttctcacttcttacatttCTCTTttgatttctcacttcgcacatctcacttctcacttcataccTTTCATTTctcgtttttaaattttcaatttcatcataacttcttatatctgactgacttctcaattctctcctatcacttctcactgttttatttttcactttttacttctcactactcatttcgcgctttgaatttctcacttctcacttctcatttctcacttctcacttcttacttcgcactactcacttctcattggtCTAgtcaaatatttaggacttttgCTAGACAGTAACTCAGTTTTCTACTcaagctttcgtttagcagatttattttatagcaaatcgtatcggatatctcTCAACcccataattgggttgtttagcagaaaaaaatatgaggttttttatagcTTCACATtaagagcatgcttttctgaagtccaacatatttttattttgtttgtaaacgtTCTATTTACAATTTTGTATAGCAATCAATAAGTCATATTAATCggtagaatgacactaacattcatagaattacagttgaggcattccacggaggCATGCCAGTCGATGCTGAACGatcatttcgaaaatatctgaaactttgcacagtttttcaatttcatctaaatcgtcattttttatatcaaatcttcatattgagtcacgactaacttttcaaaagggtgtatgtgaaaatggttcaaaaatatttaaaaagctgcacagcaaaaacggaatgttcgattgttatgattttttcagcaaagttagacaactaaatagTGATTCTTAAAAATGCGCATagtggaaaaagtttttttttgctttcagaaatatcatttttgtcacgaaaactcaaatatctcaaaccCCTATCTTTTTACCAACGTAATTCACgaaaggcccttaacaataaaatcagcatcaaactgcaattctcaaaaaaaaaaactacgctgattttttttttgcttactatatgtgaaaattgtgaaatgcatgaaatgtcataactttttgtttattagtttatcatcaccaaatttttatggtagatagctaatttAATGGACcaatttccctaaaaaaattacgttcgtaaaaagataggtttctgagatatttgagtttttgtgacaaatgatatttttaaacgcaaaacaaaattttttttactgtatacatttttttaagaatcaccatttagttgtctaactttgctgaaaaaatataacaatcgaacatccattttgctgtgcagctttttgaatattttgaaccattttcacatacacccttttaaaaagttagtcgtgactcaatatgaagatttgttATCGAAAATCGACGATTTAGAtttaattgaaaaactgtgctaagtttcaactcaatataaaaccatgaattaaaaaatttcttaaattttgatgctgttgcggttgttataaaactattagtagttaaaataacaaaaattgtaccAAAATCTCtcctagttttaacaaaaatattactaaatatgttattgattgaacaaaaatataactcgttgtgtaacataaaagtggtgaaaatacttatactataacaaattatgttcctgaaagattatgattatccataatgtaggcaattaacccttccgttaaggtgattatacaatcaagccatgtaatgaatttcaaattcaccacacgggtttctactcctattatcaaagttcaaatctagcgtaatagttttcgtacaatgctgaaattaaagtcgattgtttagcacaaGTAAGCGAACGATCTACTGATGTTTCATCGCCATGggcattgtggttctctcaattcgtgctcttgaaaaatcacaagaaaaatcacgtggtttccaagatggccgatttgtggctttgttgtataaccaccttaacaacccccttttgaaaacgaaaataaaaatcgttTTGGCTGTAGCTTTTTTGTCTTTCAACGTTTTGTTCGCAACTTTCACCAAAAGAAGCGGAATTTATTCATGTTTCAAAAGCTCTATGGATTTTTAGGACTGGCAGCTTGATACCGGAGTAATTCCGGATTTAAAATGAGTGTTAGCTTTTGGCCATATGccagaacgcatacttcggaaatgattattttagatgTTTTGAATAGAAACGATGCAAAAActataccaaatttgatcagAACTTTGATCGGTCCGAAATATGGCCTGTTTTCCGGAATCTGGACGCTCCACCGGAACCTGTTACGGAGTCACTTTACGGAAATAGGCGAACACCATCAtgtgacacatcaaacttcatgatttctcaAGTTATGGCATTCCATAATAGATTTGTACTTCCGTATATGAACCGTTTGCAACCGGAAAACGGTTTAATCATATACCAGTTCAAGGGACAATTTCGATAAATAAGCAAACCCCATCATGcggcgtatcaaacttcatgatttctcaAGTTATGGCATTCCATGGTAGTTTTTAACTACCTGGACCATATTTGAACCAATTGGAACCGGAAAACGGTTTAATCATGTACCGGTTCAAGGGACAATTTCGAAAAATAAGCAAACCCGCTCATGCGGCGTATCATACTTCATGATTTCTCAAGTTATGGCATTCCATGGTAGATTTGTACTTCCGTATATGAACCGTTTGCAACCGGAAAACGGTTTAATCATGTACCGGTTCAAGGGACAATTTCGGAAAATAAGCAAACCCCATCATGcggcgtatcaaacttcatgatttcacaagtTATGGCATTCCATGGTAGTTTTTAACTTCCTGGGCCATATTTGAACCTattggaaccggtaaacggTTTTACCATGTACCGGTTCAAGGGACAATTTCGGAAAATAAGCAAACCCGCTCATGcggcgtatcaaacttcatgatttcaaaagtaatggcattctatggtagttttgtacttcctggaccgtatttgaaccgattggaaccggtaaacggTTTTACCATGTACCGGTTCAAGGGACAAATTTGGAAAATAAGCAAACCCCATCATGtggcgtatcaaacttcatgatatcACAAATTATGGCATTCcttggtagttttgtacttcctggactGTATTTGAACTGATTCAGGTTCAAGAGACAAATTTCTAAAATAAGCAAACCCCATCAAGCGGTGTATCAAACTTCTAGATATCACAAGTTATGGCATTccatggtagttttgtacttcctggaccgtatttgaaccaATTGCAACCGGTAAACGGTTTTATCATGAACCGGTTCAAGGGGcaattttggaaaataagcaaaccccatcatgcggcgtatcaaacttcatgatttcacaagtTATGGCATTCCATGGTAGTTTTGTAGATTATTATTTCAGATATTTTGAATAGAAActataccaaatttgatcaggaATTTGATCGGTCCGAAATATGGCCTGTATTCAATCGGAAGTACAAAAATGCCATAGAATGTCATAGCatttaaaatcatgaagtttgatacgccgCATGGTGGGGTTTGCTTATTTACCGAAATTTTCCCTTTGAACCGGTACATGGTAAAACCGTTTGCcagttccaatcggttcaaatacgatCCAGGAAGTACAAACTACCATggaatgccataacttttgaaatcatgaagtttgatacgccgcatgatggggtttggttattttccaaaatttttattttgttttcaaaagggGGGTTGGGGGGgttaactttgtccagctggttcaactttgaatgtagattcaagttatactgtacTAGGTAGGTGGTACCttacttttttttccaattcctatctaccaaaaatgagagcaattttttctgcagaaataaacataacacattatgttataatcatgttatgacaaTCAAGAAATTATATTTCTGCCATCTTTGGcaaagaatttataacaaaattattgcaagttttgttatttgtaacaaatgttgatataattgtgataacattttttttacgaCTAACTAGTCGGGATCACGTCCTGCGCCACGaggaggctaaggaccgcgaaatggggtctattttattctttcaggtacgcgaagtaccaatggtacgcgttacccagcatttgccgtgccattatAATTTCTACATGGTTCATTTCAACCAGCGGAAAAATCTTAACTACCAAAGGCCATTGGAATGTATTAATTAATAATAACTTAAAATGTAGCATAGCAATAAAGATGATAGTGTTAATCGAACTctgaacacctagtctaagagaagAATGCATGTAATAGatcattagcaaataaaataagctaaataaaatgttttacCTTATTGAGCATTCGAAGATGCGATTTgttatttattgttcaacattcgCGGGTGGTACAGCAAGATCAAGATTGCAGGCATGACGAGCGCTCATTGATTTagctaaaagatattttagttactagataaagattgtcgcttcggttccctttgttctgctgtccgaaacatgtgtggtacatacctgtcaaatcgtatggattttccttctttgacatttagctcccctatcctcgccagcaaaagatgttccggacagcgacgacagcgacaatctttatctagtaactaaaatatcttttatttagCTACATTAGTGATGATCTGATGGGGTCtctagtagccttgcgagcaaaggcgtaggattgccaatccggagatgacgagttcgattctcggtccggtctaggatgttttcgggttgaaaacattctcgacaccctgggcatacactcagcgaactggactatcgaaattcataactggcgccttatgaatcttcgactgatttTTCTACCAACAGtgattcttatacgcagttaccttccagagtaatcaagcgtcgatgggcgtgtggtctacataccggcctcccgaccccgacgtccatggttcgaacccagtctgccgcacttcacttttttttcaaatgaaaatcatcattcataaggcaacttattgaaattcataccgattccttgtggcaaattttcataaggcgtttgattgaaaatcatacgtccattttcctcagtgtagggtatccattgtacttgccacacaagatacatactcatgcaatggcgggcatagaaaagctttcaattaataaatgaggaaatgctaatagaatactaagttgaaaagcaggccaaatttcagttggaatgtagagccttAGAAGAAGAAGTGATGATCTAAGTTGCGCTCATCATAGCAAAAACAATGTTGTAAGACAGCGTTCATTTTAAAATGTGTATTGAAATCCGACCTTACACTTAATTGTTGAGAGACATTCAGAAAAAATACAAGCCTGGAAAAATAGCGTTGCTGAACCTATGAGGCGCAGGTCATTTAACTGAAAGGTGTTCACGATAAAATTGCAACACACAGAAAGCGTTGTGTATGGGTATATTATTTGCATTCTTTAAGAGACTTTGTATGCGgtgaaatgttttcaaaaaatgGGCTAGAAagaaaaattttggaaaaaattttgTACACGAAGTTTGATAATCGGGTTTTTTCGCATcgttcgtttgacagaaagttgttattttgttttttttttatgttcgtTCGATCGCCTATGGTGAAAACATTACGGAAAATGTTTTGGACTGCGTTAAAATTACAAGAAAGTGGTGGTTGGTTTCATGCTCGAGGTCCACAATTGAAGTAATCGAAGTCTTGTAAactacatattatgtacaaaattTTATAAAGAATTTTGAGATAATGTTGCGAAACATAAACTTAGCAGTGAAATTGAATAAAGTTAATATATCTTGCTGGGGAAAACactcgatttttccagaaaACTTGTATGTTGAAATTTAATCGTGGACATCCTTTACAGTGCATTTCGATAACTAGCACAAACGCCCGAATACTGTTCTCCAGAATGATAAACAGATGtttgaattccattcgcccgaaaagactATTCATGTTTGTAATATTTATTAGGACGCATTATAATAAGTTCATATTTTCGGGCAAATGGAATTCGGGCCAATATCAAACATGCATTTATGATTTGCATTGTAGTTACGATCTCTAGATGTGGATGCTTGATAATACTTATACCGCCGAGTACCAAACGTTTGCGTTTACTCGCTGAGTGAGAGTTTTAAATGTGGGAACATTTCCACTACAAACAATATAGAAATGCGTCGCTGCTTAGAATAAGTCATAACATCTTGAATCGTTGTAAGAATCGAAACGTTCATCTGATGCTTCAAAACAGTCGTTTCCATTCGTAATGGTTCTGCTAATATTGTTGtcaatcgtcggtgcgtatgcCGCTGCTTGCTGGCTGCTGGAAAACCTAATCATTCCGTTGGCTGCCATAGTATGGAGCTTGTTGAAGCTTTCGATAAGTCGGAAGAAGTCGCTATCCGATCGATATGGAAAATGGGCAGGTAAATCTATTTCAGTTTCGTGTTAATACTATATAATATTATCGAGTGCTTATAAATGATCTATTCAGTGATTACGGGAGCAACGGACGGCATCGGTAAGGGATACGCCCAACATTTAGCAGCGAAAGGAATGGATTTGGTGCTGATTTCCCGATCGCAGGAAAAACTAATCAAAGTCAGTCgagaaatccaaaaatccacCGGAGTGAATATTAAGTTAATCGTTGCGGACTTTTCCATTGGCGATTCCATTtacaagaacatccgaaaggAACTTGAGGGTATAGATATTGGTATACTCGGTTCGTACCTCCGATAACtattatttattagtattttGCTAAACCATTCAATAATTTTAGTAAACAACGTTGGCACCGGCACAGAACCGTTGGGTTTATTTGAAACCCACGCGGACAAGTTTCATCTACAGATTGTCAACGTCAACATTCTTTCAGTACTCATGATGACGCACATCGTTCTTCCCAAAATGAAGAAAGCTCAACGGGGGATCATCATCAACGTTTCGTCACAAACAGCAGTCATCCCTGCCCCATACGTCAGCTCCTACACGGGGTCTAAAAGTTTTGGTTTCAGCTTCACGTTGGCTTTGCAGCACGAACTGCGGGGATCGGGCGTTGAGTGTCAACTGGTGGTTCCCGGATTCGTGCGAACCAATTTGGTGCACACTTTGCCGCTGACTATCTTTGGGGGGAAGCTGATACCAGATGGGTATCAGTTTGGTGCCTGCGCCACATGGTTGGTTGGTAAAACGGATTTTACTGCAGGCCATTGGTATCATGAGGTTTTGGTAAGTGTAGTAATGAAACGTTATTCAAGGTGATAACTGATTGGACtgcttttcagaattttttcatcaatttgctTCCTTTCTTTGTGCAAAGAAAGGtagctgccgtaatctggacgAGTTTTATGAACGACCAAGAAAGTAAAAAGCGTACTAGCTTGTAAAAAATTTGCATCTGCATTGAATTGAAGAAATTTATGACGACAGTAGAATGTAAGCAGTAATGTAGTCATAAAAATGAAACTACCTGGAAATTATTGGAGTTAAATTTAAATCTGTGCAATAATTCGAACCATATTATTTAAAACGCCTTTTTCTGTTTGATGACGATCGTCCAACAACAAACCGTCGCAACAACGAGAGGTAGTTTTTAAAACTTTGACTCgaatcattgtgtttgtaatcTCTTAACCTGAAAACGGCTGGGCAATTCTGTCCGTTATATTCTCCGACGGTTTTGAAAATATCATGTTATAAGAAAACCTCGAGTCAAATTATGaaattcgtaaaaaaaactaaaataaaaacatgtcataagacgagtttgtacaattccatttaattccaccacttgattgtacctttgacagatatttattttgacctcaacagtaaggtagtcttcagtgtctcgtacttaattTGATTCGATTTAATTAGAATTGTAAGTAAGTCAAGTCTCaaaagatgtagtaagatcttcaattgtcctggagttgaatcaaatgatctacCGA comes from Armigeres subalbatus isolate Guangzhou_Male chromosome 2, GZ_Asu_2, whole genome shotgun sequence and encodes:
- the LOC134218115 gene encoding inactive hydroxysteroid dehydrogenase-like protein 1, whose product is MVLLILLSIVGAYAAACWLLENLIIPLAAIVWSLLKLSISRKKSLSDRYGKWAVITGATDGIGKGYAQHLAAKGMDLVLISRSQEKLIKVSREIQKSTGVNIKLIVADFSIGDSIYKNIRKELEGIDIGILVNNVGTGTEPLGLFETHADKFHLQIVNVNILSVLMMTHIVLPKMKKAQRGIIINVSSQTAVIPAPYVSSYTGSKSFGFSFTLALQHELRGSGVECQLVVPGFVRTNLVHTLPLTIFGGKLIPDGYQFGACATWLVGKTDFTAGHWYHEVLNFFINLLPFFVQRKVAAVIWTSFMNDQESKKRTSL